From the Salmo trutta chromosome 2, fSalTru1.1, whole genome shotgun sequence genome, one window contains:
- the LOC115161438 gene encoding interferon a3 isoform X2, with amino-acid sequence MLFFFSLKTQGGEFTTDSVDVPFPEDLYKQAELLPTDDTIWFILQTLDKIAELFDGELDSVWDEKKVEIFLSVLTSQSDGLQSCVTAQKKNSKNLQMYFKRLNNQVLKRMAYSAHAWELVRKEVRTHLMRLVLLGSATENSI; translated from the exons atgctgttttttttctctcttaaaACACAGGGTGGGGAGTTTACTACAGACAGTGTGGACGTACCTTTCCCAGAGGACCTGTACAAGCAAGCTGAACTTTTACCA ACTGATGATACAATTTGGTTCATCCTCCAAACCCTTGACAAGATCGCTGAACTGTTTGATGGAGAACTAGACTCTGTCTGGGATGAGAAGAAAGTGGAGATCTTCCTCAGTGTCCTCACCagtcagtctgatggccttcagtCATGT GTTACGGCCCAGAAAAAAAATAGCAAGAATCTGCAAATGTACTTCAAGAGGCTGAACAACCAAGTCCTTAAAAGAATG GCATACAGTGCTCATGCATGGGAGCTGGTCAGGAAAGAGGTTAGGACACATCTGATGAGGCTGGTTCTTCTGGGTTCAGCTACAGAAAACAGCATCTAA
- the cd79b gene encoding B-cell antigen receptor complex-associated protein beta chain produces MLTTMCWLLVGCCGLAFVNLSVALNSILQVTQKPRFYGVKTNRIVTIFCVISDPNQSATVEWYKASEYNATRKKIEGDRVTVRQKSMLQNASIELSHVETKDTGLYFCHVNNITWGPGTELQVHRPSHPENAERRSKMKDALIFLQALLLTLLALAPLLRHQSLLKKEDAIYEEPEHDHIYEGLEIEHCGGLYEDISMYAQPGPAEAAAAWKQE; encoded by the exons ATGTTGACCACCATGTGCTGGCTACTGGTTGGATGTTGTGGGCTCGCCTTTGTGAACCTCTCAG TGGCTTTAAACAGCATCCTACAGGTCACCCAGAAGCCTCGTTTCTATGGGGTGAAGACCAATCGCATTGTGACCATATTCTGTGTGATATCGGACCCAAACCAGTCTGCCACGGTGGAATGGTACAAGGCCTCAGAATACAACGCCACGAGGAAGAAGATAGAGGGGGACCGGGTCACTGTGAGGCAGAAGAGCATGTTACAAAATGCCTCGATCGAACTCAGCCATGTAGAGACGAAGGACACTGGATTGTACTTTTGTCATGTTAACAACATCACCTGGGGGCCAGGGACAGAGCTACAAGTGCACA gaCCCTCTCACCCTGAAAATGCAGAAAGGAGGAGCAAGATGAAGGATGCGTTGATATTTCTCCAGGCGTTACTCTTAACACTGTTAGCTCTTGCCCCACTGCTACGCCACCAATCCCTG TTGAAGAAGGAAGATGCAATTTATGAGGAACCTGAACATGATCACATCTATGAG GGCTTGGAGATCGAGCATTGTGGTGGTCTGTATGAGGACATCTCAATGTATGCTCAGCCTGGGCCAGCAGAGGCTGCTGCAGCTTGGAAGCAGGAGTGA
- the LOC115161438 gene encoding interferon a3 isoform X1, giving the protein MVYLNISNKTVTIDIAKPILYYKDILFFAPRLVFITNMHRPTKSLLICLFLTMCDGFSMGCRWMDDHKFIQHSETLMNLLNIMGGEFTTDSVDVPFPEDLYKQAELLPTDDTIWFILQTLDKIAELFDGELDSVWDEKKVEIFLSVLTSQSDGLQSCVTAQKKNSKNLQMYFKRLNNQVLKRMAYSAHAWELVRKEVRTHLMRLVLLGSATENSI; this is encoded by the exons ATGGTATACCTAAACATTAGTAACAAGACAGTTACAATTGACATAGCTAAGCCTATTTTGTATTACAAAGATATACTTTTTTTTGCTCCACGTCTTGTTTTCATTACCAACATGCATAGGCCTACGAAGTCTTTGCTTATTTGTTTGTTTCTAACCATGTGCGATGGTTTCTCGATGGGCTGTAGATGGATGGATGATCACAAATTCATACAACACAGTGAGACCTTAATGAACTTACTCAATATTATG GGTGGGGAGTTTACTACAGACAGTGTGGACGTACCTTTCCCAGAGGACCTGTACAAGCAAGCTGAACTTTTACCA ACTGATGATACAATTTGGTTCATCCTCCAAACCCTTGACAAGATCGCTGAACTGTTTGATGGAGAACTAGACTCTGTCTGGGATGAGAAGAAAGTGGAGATCTTCCTCAGTGTCCTCACCagtcagtctgatggccttcagtCATGT GTTACGGCCCAGAAAAAAAATAGCAAGAATCTGCAAATGTACTTCAAGAGGCTGAACAACCAAGTCCTTAAAAGAATG GCATACAGTGCTCATGCATGGGAGCTGGTCAGGAAAGAGGTTAGGACACATCTGATGAGGCTGGTTCTTCTGGGTTCAGCTACAGAAAACAGCATCTAA